In Primulina huaijiensis isolate GDHJ02 chromosome 4, ASM1229523v2, whole genome shotgun sequence, a genomic segment contains:
- the LOC140975503 gene encoding probable inactive receptor kinase At2g26730 yields MNRVRIWLVFHVLFLLLCMTNSETAEVRDALVMFLEKLDPQDAFGRENWGWNTSSDPCNGSWKGVTCYANSQTIKKIVLEELNLTGILDVSSLCVTKALTVLSLSSNGIVGEFPEEISRCNRLTHLYLHGNKFSGNLPASLSNLSNLKRIDVSDNMFSGEISNVSRISGLLSFLAENNKLSGGVPEFDFLNLEEFNVSNNNLNGSIPNVGGKFNESSFLGNPGLCGMPLSNACPLLPPAKKTGSSKKDHFLYAACAAIGLVIVSLIAFKLIKSRKYKEKKRTANKGFQEGYTHEKVSSTSSESKATDGKTSEFSVASHETGKGSSSLVILSNPIANGLKFEDLLRSPAELIGRGRRGTLYKVILEDGSTLAVKRIRDWDISRADFKKRMQRIDDVKHPNVMTLAAFYCSRQEKLLVYEFQQKGSLFNLLHGSQNGQSFDWGSRMSIAAKISEALAFMHGMLQACGIAHGNLKSSNILLSDKMEPFISEYGLREVENQDHLVLDEIESFQENNSTRGTTRKNAFKADIYSFGIILLELLTGKLVQNNGFDLARWVNSAIREEWTVEVFDKALVSEGASEEKMVNLLQVALKCINSLTEARPNMREIAEMINSVNEYEEKSIYSDP; encoded by the exons ATGAATCGAGTGCGTATATGGTTAGTTTTCCATGTATTGTTTCTTCTGTTGTGCATGACAAACTCGGAAACAGCAGAAGTGAGGGATGCATTGGTCATGTTCTTGGAAAAACTAGACCCCCAAGACGCTTTTGGAAGAGAAAACTGGGGTTGGAATACTAGTTCAGATCCCTGCAATGGAAGTTGGAAAGGTGTGACTTGTTACGCTAATTCGCAAACCATCAAGAAAATAGTTCTTGAAGAACTCAACCTCACAGGGATACTTGATGTTTCCTCTCTTTGTGTTACAAAAGCTCTCACAGTTTTGAGTCTCAGCTCTAACGGTATTGTTGGAGAATTCCCAGAGGAGATATCAAGATGCAACAGGCTGACACACTTGTATCTACATGGAAATAAATTTTCAGGAAATCTTCCTGCATCTCTCTCGAATTTGAGTAATCTAAAGAGGATTGATGTATCAGATAATATGTTTTCTGGTGAAATCTCGAATGTGTCAAGAATCTCCGGTTTGCTATCTTTTCTTGCAGAAAACAATAAGCTCAGTGGTGGTGTACCAGAGTTTGATTTCTTAAATCTCGAAGAGTTTAACGTCTCTAACAACAATCTCAATGGCTCAATTCCTAATGTTGGAGGGAAATTCAATGAAAGCAGCTTTTTAGGCAATCCTGGATTGTGTGGAATGCCGTTGTCTAATGCTTGCCCTCTCCTGCCTCCAGCTAAAAAGACAGGCTCCTCTAAGAAAGATCATTTTCTCTACGCTGCATGTGCCGCAATTGGACTCGTTATTGTGAGCCTGATTGCTTTCAAACTGATCAAGAGTAGAAAATATAAAGAGAAGAAAAGAACCGCTAACAAGGGCTTTCAAGAAGGATACACACATGAGAAGGTAAGCAGCACATCCAGTGAGTCAAAGGCTACTGATGGAAAAACCTCTGAATTTTCTGTAGCATCACATGAAACTGGAAAGGGCTCATCATCACTTGTAATTCTCTCAAATCCAATAGCAAATGGGCTTAAATTCGAGGACTTGCTGCGATCTCCAGCTGAGTTGATAGGGAGAGGCAGGCGTGGAACCCTCTATAAGGTGATACTAGAGGATGGCTCGACTCTAGCCGTGAAGAGAATCAGGGATTGGGATATTTCAAGGGCTGATTTCAAGAAGAGGATGCAGCGGATAGATGACGTGAAGCATCCCAACGTGATGACTCTGGCCGCCTTTTATTGCTCTAGACAAGAAAAACTCTTGGTTTATGAATTTCAACAGAAAGGAAGTCTCTTCAACCTTCTTCATG GATCCCAAAATGGCCAATCATTTGACTGGGGAAGCAGAATGAGCATAGCTGCCAAAATATCCGAGGCCTTGGCTTTTATGCACGGAATGCTCCAAGCTTGTGGAATAGCTCATGGAAACCTGAAATCCTCCAACATTTTACTCAGTGACAAAATGGAGCCCTTTATAAGTGAATATGGTCTGAGAGAAGTTGAAAATCAAGACCATTTGGTTCTTGATGAAATCGAAAGTTTTCAAGAAAACAATTCTACCAGAGGAACTACCCGAAAAAATGCCTTCAAGGCAGATATTTACAGTTTCGGCATAATCCTTCTCGAGCTCCTGACGGGAAAACTAGTCCAGAACAATGGATTTGATCTAGCCAGGTGGGTTAATTCTGCCATAAGAGAAGAATGGACGGTTGAAGTTTTCGATAAAGCACTAGTTTCAGAAGGTGCAAGTGAGGAAAAAATGGTGAATTTGCTGCAGGTCGCTCTGAAGTGCATCAATTCTTTAACTGAAGCGAGGCCAAACATGAGGGAAATTGCCGAGATGATAAATTCTGTAAATGAATATGAAGAGAAATCTATTTATTCTGATCCTTGA
- the LOC140975506 gene encoding protease Do-like 9, translated as MCKETRLKRKRGRGAVSRPPVAAALDNGNDSSPSVAAVSSDNDVVFSVSNVELINPSSPKASHHHLRRRGRPRKSPIPDPPATSKNLSIHAPSIPNGSLSAALINEDSAVARVVPAMDSVVKVFCVHTEPNFSLPWQRKRQYSSSSSGFVIKGRRVLTNAHSVEHYTQVKLKKRGSDTKYVATVLAIGTECDIAMLTVEDDEFWEGVSPIQFGDLPALQDAVTVVGYPIGGDTISVTSGVVSRIEILSYVHGSTELLGLQIDAAINSGNSGGPAFNDKGNCVGIAFQSLKHEDVENIGYVIPTPVIMHFIQDYAKKGSYTGFPILGVEWQKMENPDLRLSMGMKSDQKGVRIRRIDPTAPEFKFLKPSDIILSFDRVDIANDGTVPFRHGERIVFSYLVSQKYTEDSAVIKVLRNSEILKFDVKLGTHRRLIPAHNKGRPPSYYIIAGFVFTTVSVPYFRSEYGKDYEYEAPVKLLDKLLHEMPQSPDEQIVVVSQVLVADINIGYEDIVNTQVLALNGQPVKNLKSLARMVESCNDEFLKFDLEYQQIVVLQTKTAKAATLDILATHCIPSATSDDLKN; from the exons ATGTGCAAGGAAACTAGATTAAAAAGGAAGCGCGGCCGCGGCGCCGTATCCCGGCCGCCTGTCGCCGCCGCACTCGACAACGGAAATGATTCTTCTCCCTCCGTCGCCGCTGTCTCCTCCGACAATGACGTTGTATTTTCAGTCAGCAACGTGGAGCTCATCAACCCTAGTTCTCCCAAAGCCTCCCACCACCACCTCCGACGCCGGGGACGCCCCAGAAAAAGCCCAATTCCCGATCCTCCTGCAACTTCGAAAAACCTGTCAATACACGCTCCATCTATCCCTAATGGATCATTGTCAGCTGCGCTGATTAACGAGGATAGTGCGGTGGCTAGGGTTGTTCCCGCCATGGACTCCGTGGTTAAGGTATTTTGTGTTCATACGGAGCCAAATTTCTCTTTGCCATGGCAGAGGAAAAGGCAGTACAGCTCGAGTAGTAGTGGGTTTGTTATAAAAGGGCGCAGAGTTTTAACCAATGCCCATTCCGTGGAGCATTATACACAGGTTAAGTTGAAGAAGAGAGGCTCAGATACCAAGTATGTGGCTACCGTGCTTGCCATAGGGACGGAATGTGACATTG CCATGCTCACGGTGGAAGATGATGAATTCTGGGAAGGGGTTTCACCTATACAATTTGGGGATTTGCCTGCACTACAAGATGCTGTGACAGTTGTAGGCTATCCAATTGGAGGTGACACTATCTCCGTAACAAGTGGAGTTGTGTCACGGATAGAGATCCTTTCTTATGTCCATGGATCCACTGAACTTCTGGGGTTACAG attGATGCTGCTATTAACTCTGGGAATTCGGGTGGACCTGCTTTTAATGACAAGGGAAATTGTGTTGGTATTGCATTTCAATCACTCAAGCATGAAGACGTGGAGAATATTGGTTATGTGATACCGACACCAGTCATCATGCACTTTATACAAGATTATGCGAAGAAGGGATCATATACTG GTTTCCCCATTCTTGGGGTTGAGTGGCAAAAGATGGAAAATCCGGACTTGCGGTTGTCCATGGGGATGAAATCTGATCAGAAAGGTGTTCGTATAAGAAGAATTGACCCCACTGCTCCAGAATTCAAGTTTTTGAAGCCTTCAGATATCATTCTCAGCTTTGATAGGGTTGATATTGCGAATGATGGAACCG TTCCATTTAGGCACGGAGAGCGTATAGTTTTTAGCTATCTTGTTTCCCAGAAATACACCGAAGATAGTGCCGTGATTAAAGTTCTTCGTAATTCTGAAATTCTTAAGTTCGATGTTAAGCTTGGAACTCATAGAAGGTTGATTCCAGCTCACAACAAGGGAAGACCTCCCTCTTATTATATCATCGCTGGATTTGTTTTTACGACTGTTTCTGTTCCGTATTTTCGTTCCGAG TATGGAAAGGATTATGAGTATGAAGCTCCAGTCAAGTTACTGGACAAACTCTTACATGAGATGCCTCAATCTCCAGATGAACAAATTGTTGTGGTTTCACAG GTGCTTGTTGCTGACATCAACATTGGATATGAAGATATCGTCAATACTCAG GTTCTTGCTCTTAATGGTCAACCTGTGAAGAATCTGAAGAGCTTAGCCAGAATGGTAGAAAGCTGCaatgatgaattcttgaaattTGATTTAGAATACCAGCAG ATTGTAGTCCTCCAAACAAAGACCGCGAAAGCAGCGACTTTGGACATACTTGCCACACATTGTATACCATCAGCAACGTCAGATGATCTAAAGAATTGA
- the LOC140975505 gene encoding uncharacterized protein — MRSVLPAATEAVGGYHHSSLASSVTASTNVDSFCKEDRRISVGNCALFKPSQDSPPFIGLIRCLTLSEENNLHLGVNWLYRPAELKLGKGFLLDAAPNEIFYSFHKDEIPAASLLHPCKVAFLPRGVELPTGTSSFVCRRVYDIANKCLWWLTDQDYINERQEEIDQLLYKTRTEMHGTLQPGDRSPKQVNSPSSTAQLKPGCDSGQNSGTSIPSQVKGKKRERGDYVTDPVKRERSLRLDESESVQCKPGTNLKSEIARITEKGGLANLDGVEKLIQLMQSSRMDRNRDLLGRSMLAAVVAATDKADCLDGFVQLRGLPVLDEWLQDIHKGKIGDGYNLKDGDKSVEEFLLVLLRALDKLPVNLHALQMCNIGKSVNHLRSHKNLEIQRKARSLVDTWKKRVEAEMNSIDTKSGSAQTISVWPSKSRLPEASQSGSRTPSGFDVVMKSSVTQSSVSKTTSARSSHGESNVKSATSSPEPLKSSSSPASGKESQPRVSVGGTPDVPIIREDRSSSSNQSNNCSQSLSGKEEGKSSSAGLTTVSKISGGTARNRKVSGFSMAPVSGSQKEISFSRVSSAHKSIVSEKSQSASTCERVLEGPVAEGSIHKLIVKIPNRVRSPPHGVNGESLEDPTLASRVSSTVLFDKHEQFDLTSKDKSDAYRSKFASDMNQESWQHSDSTGLLTGLGEVAGSLTALPDEEQSMSTKDSPTNHLKSSKLHESSFSPMNALIESCVKYSAGNSSLSLEDEVGMNLLASVATREMSRSDLVSPTDSPEMSTPAVEENGIVDEAKSKSSLEKHGSAIQSQFCSDAECDDKNQPALDSNSLSDDGLHLLKKLSIKFPGDLQCPPSRSSEDILAGEGNNHLESSRIDFRKSEDTEWETCDKSNEKTGATSLTPTLSIDKLRDDQCNGEIHEEKVNFNNTGTNSVLKRESEEDIAMVTGEKVGIGVEEGKLTVDIIESKLLCEGDSKKDLKDGLDGVTDAQQKLSTNIKHEFSEIDNNVKLPQSAHGQNSVLEGGDEVKSPDRDDAKSCTNELKLPNFDAEISRNSDIENHSIYGFCSTSNNQKSDKDANVDKSKITEHMPLSENGRSSFVNHEAQQKAEFKGSKSASVQLDAGEKCTSDTVEASTSATREADPNVKIKFDLNEGFSADDGKYGEPVNLVSSLSTAAHMMNSITFSVSSVPSGHPASVTVAAAAKGPFVPPEDLMKIKGELGWKGSAATSAFRPAEPRKSLETQFGSTNIPYTDISTNKHGRILLDFDLNVPDERVLEELASRDCALAVNLTTDYASKHCTLLNEGPGSVLLRGSGGLDLDLNRVDEANDNAHCSISSYHKGENSIAHIKPFAGLPTGDIQRDFDLNDGPVVDNTSVDQFSISKKVKGGLPSQLPSAGLRINSPGLGSFSSWFPPGNTYSTVAIPSALPDRVDQTFPVFPPGASQRTFSPIGVPPFTPELYRGSVLSSSPAVPFSSSHFQFPVFPFGTTFPLPSATFAVGANAYADSSSGARLFAPSVNPQFLGPVGPAQFQRPYVVNFPDSGSNGVMENDRKWGRPGLDLNAGPGIVESEVREETSARHSVAISQAVVDEQARMLSVSSGISKRKEPEGGWDNEGVR; from the exons ATGCGGTCGGTCCTGCCCGCGGCGACTGAAGCTGTTGGGGGTTATCATCATTCTTCTCTTGCTTCTTCTGTCACTGCCAGCACAAATGTCGATTCTTTCTGCAAG GAAGATCGCAGAATAAGTGTTGGCAATTGTGCTCTTTTCAAACCTTCCCAGGATTCTCCTCCTTTCATTGGTTTAATTCGTTGCTTGACATTGAGCGAAGAGAATAATTTGCATCTAGGAGTGAATTGGCTTTATCGACCAGCTGAATTAAAGCTTGGAAAGGGCTTTCTTTTGGACGCTGCTCCTAATGAGATTTTCTATTCCTTTCACAAAGACGAAATTCCTGCTGCTTCACTTCTTCATCCTTGTAAAGTTGCATTTCTACCTAGAGGCGTAGAACTGCCCACAGGGACGTCATCTTTTGTTTGTCGACGTGTCTATGACATAGCAAACAAGTGTTTATGGTGGCTAACGGATCAAGATTATATTAAT GAGCGACAGGAAGAAATAGACCAGCTTTTATACAAAACAAGGACAGAAATGCATGGTACATTGCAGCCTGGTGATCGTTCTCCAAAGCAAGTTAATAGTCCATCTTCAACTGCACAATTAAAACCCGGTTGTGATAGTGGTCAAAATAGTGGGACATCCATTCCCTCTCAAGTTAAGGGAAAGAAGAGGGAAAGAGGAGATTATGTTACTGATCCTGTTAAACGAGAACGTTCATTAAGACTTGATGAAAGTGAATCTGTTCAGTGCAAACCTGGAACTAATTTAAAGTCTGAGATTGCACGAATAACTGAAAAAGGAGGACTTGCAAATTTGGATGGGGTTGAGAAACTCATTCAGCTAATGCAATCAAGCAGAATGGATAGAAACAGGGATTTGCTTGGCCGTTCCATGCTTGCAGCTGTGGTAGCTGCTACCGATAAGGCTGATTGCCTTGATGGGTTTGTTCAGCTGAGGGGTTTGCCTGTTTTGGATGAATGGCTCCAGGATATTCATAAAGGGAAGATTGGTGATGGTTATAATTTAAAGGATGGTGATAAATCTGTTGAGGAATTCCTTTTAGTTTTGCTTCGTGCCCTTGATAAACTACCAGTTAATCTCCACGCCCTTCAAATGTGCAACATCGGTAAATCTGTGAATCATTTACGATCGCATAAAAACTTAGAAATTCAGAGAAAAGCAAGAAGTTTAGTTGACACATGGAAGAAACGCGTTGAAGCTGAAATGAATAGTATTGACACAAAATCTGGTTCAGCACAAACTATATCTGTGTGGCCTTCCAAATCACGTCTTCCTGAAGCGTCACAAAGTGGTAGCAGAACTCCGAGTGGGTTTGATGTTGTCATGAAAAGCTCAGTTACACAGAGTTCTGTATCAAAAACTACTTCAGCAAGGTCTTCACATGGGGAGAGTAATGTAAAGTCTGCAACCTCTTCACCTGAGCCGCTAAAATCATCTTCATCGCCTGCATCAGGCAAGGAGAGCCAGCCCAGAGTTTCAGTTGGAGGCACTCCTGATGTCCCTATAATTAGGGAGGACAGGAGCAGCAGTTCTAATCAGTCTAATAATTGCAGTCAGTCTTTGTCAGGGAAGGAGGAGGGGAAGAGTTCCTCTGCAGGTTTAACAACTGTTAGTAAGATATCAGGCGGCACTGCTCGCAACCGAAAAGTCAGTGGTTTTTCCATGGCCCCGGTGTCTGGAAGTCAGAAGGAAATTAGCTTCAGCAGAGTTTCTTCAGCGCACAAAAGTATTGTTTCAGAGAAGTCACAGTCTGCTTCAACATGTGAAAGGGTTCTTGAGGGTCCCGTTGCTGAGGGGAGCATTCATAAGCTAATTGTTAAGATACCAAACCGGGTACGAAGTCCTCCACATGGTGTCAATGGAGAATCTCTAGAAGATCCTACCTTGGCCAGTCGAGTTTCTTCCACAGTGCTTTTTGACAAACATGAGCAGTTTGACCTTACTTCAAAGGACAAGAGTGATGCCTATAGATCTAAATTTGCTTCGGATATGAATCAGGAGTCGTGGCAGCATAGTGATTCTACAGGTTTATTAACTGGGTTAGGAGAAGTCGCTGGGTCACTTACTGCTCTTCCTGATGAAGAGCAAAGTATGTCAACTAAGGACTCCCCAACAAATCATTTGAAGTCTTCGAAGTTACATGAATCTTCTTTCAGTCCCATGAATGCTTTAATTGAGAGCTGTGTTAAATATTCTGCAGGAAACTCATCCTTATCACTTGAGGATGAGGTTGGaatgaacttacttgctagtGTTGCTACCAGGGAAATGTCCAGATCTGATTTGGTTTCTCCGACTGATTCTCCTGAAATGAGTACCCCGGCTGTCGAGGAAAATGGCATTGTGGATGAAGCAAAGTCTAAGTCTTCCCTTGAAAAGCATGGGTCAGCAATTCAAAGTCAGTTCTGCTCTGACGCCGAATGTGATGATAAGAATCAGCCTGCTTTAGACAGTAATTCATTGTCTGACGACGGTTTGCATCTGCTTAAAAAATTATCCATCAAGTTCCCTGGTGACTTACAGTGTCCTCCATCCCGTTCTTCTGAAGATATACTAGCTGGAGAGGGCAATAATCATTTGGAATCTTCTCGAATAGATTTCAGAAAAAGTGAAGACACAGAGTGGGAGACTTGTGATAAATCTAATGAAAAAACTGGTGCTACTTCTTTGACACCTACACTCTCTATAGACAAGTTAAGAGATGATCAATGTAATGGAGAAATTCATGAGGAGAAGGTCAATTTTAATAATACTGGAACTAATAGTGTTTTGAAACGTGAAAGTGAGGAAGATATTGCCATGGTGACTGGGGAAAAAGTTGGTATTGGTGTCGAAGAGGGTAAACTGACAGTTGATATTATTGAGTCCAAACTGTTGTGTGAAGGTGACAGTAAAAAGGATCTAAAAGATGGATTGGACGGAGTAACTGATGCACAACAGAAATTGAGTACAAATATTAAGCATGAATTTTCAGAAATAGACAATAATGTCAAGTTGCCCCAAAGTGCACATGGGCAGAATTCGGTGTTAGAAGGTGGTGATGAAGTCAAATCACCTGATAGAGATGATGCTAAGAGTTGCACGAATGAGCTTAAATTACCAAACTTTGATGCGGAAATCAGCAGGAATTCTGATATTGAAAATCATAGCATATATGGGTTTTGTTCCACATCTAACAATCAGAAAAGTGATAAAGATGCCAATGTGGACAAGTCAAAGATTACCGAGCATATGCCACTTTCTGAAAATGGACGTAGTAGTTTTGTGAACCATGAAGCACAACAAAAGGCTGAGTTCAAGGGATCTAAGTCTGCCAGCGTGCAATTAGATGCAGGAGAGAAGTGTACTTCTGATACTGTTGAGGCTTCAACTTCTGCTACAAGAGAAGCAGatcctaatgtcaaaataaagtttgactTAAATGAAGGTTTTAGTGCCGATGATGGGAAATATGGGGAGCCAGTCAATTTAGTATCCTCGCTTTCAACAGCTGCTCACATGATGAACTCAATAACATTTTCTGTAAGTTCTGTTCCAAGTGGCCATCCTGCTTCCGTAACGGTGGCCGCAGCCGCTAAAGGTCCATTTGTTCCTCCGGAGGACTTAATGAAAATCAAGGGAGAACTTGGATGGAAGGGATCTGCTGCAACTAGTGCATTTCGGCCTGCTGAACCCAGAAAATCTCTTGAGACGCAATTTGGTTCTACAAATATACCGTACACTGATATTTCTACCAATAAACATGGTCGAATTCTCTTGGATTTTGATCTAAATGTGCCTGACGAAAGGGTTCTTGAGGAATTGGCTTCTCGAGATTGTGCTTTGGCTGTTAATTTGACTACCGATTATGCAAGTAAGCATTGTACTTTGCTGAATGAAGGCCCGGGTTCTGTGCTTTTACGTGGCTCTGGAGGTTTGGATCTGGACTTGAATAGGGTTGATGAGGCTAATGATAATGCGCACTGCTCTATCAGCAGCTATCATAAAGGGGAGAATTCCATTGCTCATATTAAACCATTTGCTGGTTTACCTACAGGTGATATTCAGAGGGATTTTGATCTAAATGATGGGCCTGTGGTTGATAATACTAGCGTCGATCAGTTTTCAATCAGTAAGAAAGTCAAGGGTGGCTTACCATCTCAGTTACCTTCTGCAGGACTTAGAATAAACAGTCCTGGGCTGGGGAGTTTTTCTTCTTGGTTCCCTCCTGGGAATACATACTCAACAGTAGCAATACCATCAGCATTACCCGATCGAGTTGACCAGACTTTTCCAGTTTTTCCACCTGGTGCATCCCAAAGAACTTTTAGCCCTATTGGTGTTCCCCCTTTTACTCCTGAGCTCTACCGAGGATCAGTATTATCATCATCTCCTGCAGTGCCTTTCTCATCTAGCCATTTCCAATTTCCAGTCTTTCCTTTTGGGACTACCTTTCCGCTTCCGTCAGCCACCTTTGCTGTTGGTGCGAACGCTTATGCAGATTCCTCATCTGGTGCAAGATTGTTTGCACCTTCAGTAAATCCGCAGTTTCTGGGACCAGTTGGTCCTGCGCAATTTCAGAGACCATACGTGGTTAACTTTCCAGATAGTGGAAGCAACGGTGTGATGGAGAATGACAGAAAGTGGGGCAGACCAGGTTTGGATCTCAATGCTGGCCCTGGAATCGTGGAAAGTGAAGTTAGGGAGGAGACATCAGCGCGACATTCTGTTGCCATTTCACAAGCCGTGGTAGACGAGCAAGCTCGGATGCTTTCAGTTTCAAGTGGAATTTCGAAGAGGAAGGAGCCCGAGGGAGGTTGGGACAATGAGGGTGTCAGATAA